The Aquidulcibacter paucihalophilus genome has a window encoding:
- a CDS encoding M1 family aminopeptidase gives MFAKIASFEFRYQLRQPAFWVIAIVFGLLAFGAVASDNVSLGSGGNVFKNAPYALAGAHIIFNVFFMLATTAIVANVVARDTQTGFGPLILSTRITKASYLYGRFFGAFAAVALCYMSIAIGTLMGTFMPWVDPETVGPLRLGDYAYAYLVFGLTGLFLTSALFFMLATVTRSMMATYIGVVAVLIAYLASTGVLGSRPEFETAMAWAEPFGSGAYALVTKYWTAAERNTLNAPIEGVLLWNRVIWTAIGAVFLAAAYLLYRPSPRGAKLKKQERLKALVEKDVVVTPVGALPRPSYGFASGLTQLWSRAVFETVLVFKSPAYVVLVLLAMAFAVATLLFTGEIYGAPILLVTRVVITALLGTFGLISIIIAIYYSGELVWRDRDRKMHEIVDASSTPDWTFLIPKTLALALVLISTLLIGVLAGIVTQTIKGHTDYELGKYLLWYVVPNAIGMIQIAVLAMFVQALSPNKFVGWAIMVVYLISTLVLANLGFDHILYRYGAGIGVPLSDMNGRGDFAGFAAWLDAYWTAFAVILLVLAYGLWRRGTESRLWPRLKRLPHRLMGPAGLIGGAALAAFVGLGVFIYMNTNVWNEYQTQAQQEAEQVAYEKALLRYETTPQPSVADVRLVMDLRPHQPKLTTRGTYVLVNNTAAPLPEVHLRWTGDLEMASLVVEGASVAREWDDFDYRIYRFATPMQPGERRTVTFESVLEQRGFKAGGNTTRLVDNGTFVNNMEFAPMVGMDRQGLLTDRTKRRKAGLPAELRPARLEDESARGRNYIGADWVTADITISTEADQTVIAPGRMVSDVVNGDRRTSRFVTESPVLNFFSVQSARYERTARMHNGVEMVVFHDAAHDRNVSRMLDALSASLDYYQANFSPYQFRQARIVEFPDYASFAQSYPNTFAWSEGLGFIADLSDPTKVDYVTYVGAHEFAHQWWAHQVVGSNQQGMTVLSETLAQYSALMVMEKMYGQEQIRRFLKQELDRYLRSRGTERLEEMPLMRVENQQYIHYQKGGLVMYLLRDQIGEDAVNRALRRVLAQYAFKSAPYPRSLDLIAALRAEAPADKQALITDLFEKITIYDVKTTGVTATRRADGRWDVAVTVNARKLYADGKGVETAAPLNEMFDVGIFTAEPGKGAFDQDDVVLLERRPIRSGVQTLRFITTREPRFAGVDPYNKWIDRDSNDNVRAVG, from the coding sequence ATGTTCGCCAAGATCGCCAGTTTCGAATTCCGCTACCAGCTGCGCCAGCCGGCGTTCTGGGTCATCGCCATCGTCTTCGGCCTGCTCGCCTTCGGCGCGGTTGCCAGCGACAACGTCTCGCTCGGCTCCGGTGGCAATGTGTTCAAGAACGCGCCCTATGCCCTGGCCGGCGCGCACATCATCTTCAACGTCTTCTTCATGCTGGCGACGACGGCGATCGTCGCCAATGTCGTGGCGCGGGATACGCAGACCGGCTTCGGGCCGTTGATCCTGTCGACCCGGATCACCAAGGCCTCTTATCTGTACGGCCGCTTCTTCGGGGCCTTCGCCGCGGTGGCGCTCTGCTACATGAGCATCGCCATCGGCACCCTCATGGGCACCTTCATGCCCTGGGTCGATCCGGAGACCGTCGGGCCCCTGCGGCTGGGTGACTACGCCTATGCCTACCTCGTGTTCGGCCTGACCGGCCTGTTCCTGACCTCGGCCCTGTTCTTCATGCTGGCGACGGTCACCCGGTCGATGATGGCCACCTATATCGGCGTCGTCGCCGTACTGATCGCCTATCTGGCCTCGACCGGCGTACTCGGCTCGCGGCCCGAGTTCGAGACGGCCATGGCCTGGGCCGAGCCGTTCGGCTCCGGTGCCTATGCCCTTGTCACCAAATACTGGACGGCGGCGGAGCGAAACACGCTCAATGCACCGATCGAAGGCGTCCTGCTGTGGAACCGGGTGATCTGGACCGCGATCGGTGCCGTCTTCCTCGCGGCCGCCTATCTGCTGTACCGGCCGTCCCCGCGCGGGGCCAAGCTGAAGAAGCAGGAGCGTCTGAAGGCGCTGGTCGAGAAGGACGTCGTCGTCACGCCCGTCGGTGCCCTGCCGAGGCCCAGCTACGGCTTCGCCAGCGGCCTGACCCAGCTGTGGTCGCGCGCCGTGTTCGAGACGGTGTTGGTGTTCAAGAGCCCCGCCTATGTGGTGCTGGTCCTGCTGGCCATGGCCTTCGCCGTCGCGACCCTGTTGTTCACCGGCGAGATCTACGGCGCGCCGATCCTGCTGGTGACGCGGGTCGTGATCACCGCCCTGCTCGGCACTTTCGGCCTGATCTCGATCATCATCGCCATCTATTACTCGGGCGAGCTGGTCTGGCGGGATCGTGACCGCAAGATGCACGAGATCGTCGACGCCTCCTCGACCCCCGACTGGACCTTCCTGATCCCGAAGACCCTGGCGCTGGCGCTGGTGCTGATCTCGACCCTGCTGATCGGCGTCCTGGCCGGCATCGTGACCCAGACGATCAAGGGCCACACGGACTATGAGCTGGGTAAATACCTGCTCTGGTACGTCGTCCCCAATGCGATCGGCATGATCCAGATCGCCGTACTCGCGATGTTCGTCCAGGCCCTCTCGCCCAACAAGTTCGTCGGCTGGGCGATCATGGTCGTCTATCTGATCTCGACCCTGGTGCTGGCGAACCTCGGCTTCGACCACATCCTGTACCGCTACGGCGCGGGCATCGGCGTGCCGCTGTCGGACATGAACGGCCGGGGCGATTTCGCCGGCTTCGCGGCCTGGCTCGACGCCTACTGGACCGCCTTCGCCGTGATCCTGCTGGTGCTGGCCTATGGCCTGTGGCGGCGGGGAACGGAGAGCCGGCTGTGGCCGCGGCTGAAGCGGCTGCCGCACCGACTGATGGGGCCCGCGGGCCTGATTGGCGGGGCGGCCCTCGCGGCCTTCGTCGGCCTCGGCGTCTTCATCTACATGAACACCAATGTCTGGAACGAGTACCAGACCCAGGCCCAGCAGGAGGCCGAACAGGTCGCCTATGAGAAGGCCCTGCTTCGCTACGAGACCACGCCCCAGCCGTCGGTGGCTGATGTCCGACTCGTCATGGACCTGCGCCCGCATCAGCCGAAGCTGACGACGCGTGGAACCTATGTGCTGGTCAACAACACGGCCGCGCCCCTGCCGGAGGTTCACCTGCGCTGGACCGGCGATCTGGAGATGGCCAGCCTGGTCGTCGAGGGCGCGAGCGTCGCCCGCGAGTGGGACGATTTCGACTACCGGATCTACAGGTTCGCCACGCCGATGCAGCCGGGCGAACGCCGCACCGTCACCTTCGAGTCGGTGCTGGAGCAGCGCGGCTTCAAGGCCGGCGGCAACACCACCCGGCTGGTCGACAACGGCACCTTCGTGAACAACATGGAGTTCGCGCCGATGGTCGGCATGGACCGTCAGGGCCTGCTGACCGACCGCACCAAGCGGCGCAAGGCGGGCCTGCCGGCCGAGCTGCGTCCCGCCAGGCTGGAGGACGAATCCGCCCGCGGCCGCAACTACATCGGCGCCGACTGGGTCACGGCCGACATCACCATCTCGACCGAGGCAGACCAGACGGTGATCGCGCCCGGGCGGATGGTCTCGGACGTGGTCAACGGTGACCGCCGCACCAGCCGGTTCGTGACCGAGTCGCCGGTGCTGAACTTCTTCTCGGTGCAGTCGGCCCGGTATGAGCGGACCGCGCGGATGCACAACGGCGTGGAGATGGTGGTCTTCCACGACGCCGCCCACGACCGCAACGTGTCCCGGATGCTCGATGCGCTTTCGGCGTCGCTGGACTACTACCAGGCCAATTTCAGCCCCTACCAGTTCCGGCAGGCGCGGATCGTGGAGTTCCCGGACTACGCCAGCTTCGCCCAGTCCTATCCCAACACCTTCGCCTGGTCCGAAGGGCTCGGCTTCATCGCCGACCTCAGCGACCCGACCAAGGTCGACTATGTGACCTATGTCGGCGCGCATGAGTTCGCGCACCAATGGTGGGCGCACCAGGTCGTCGGCTCCAACCAGCAGGGCATGACCGTCCTGTCCGAGACCCTCGCCCAGTATTCGGCGCTGATGGTCATGGAGAAGATGTATGGGCAGGAGCAGATCCGCCGCTTCCTGAAGCAGGAGCTGGACCGCTACCTGCGCTCGCGCGGCACCGAGCGGCTGGAGGAGATGCCGCTGATGCGGGTCGAGAACCAGCAGTACATCCACTACCAGAAGGGCGGGCTGGTCATGTATCTGCTGCGCGACCAGATCGGCGAGGATGCGGTCAACCGCGCCCTGCGCCGGGTGCTGGCGCAGTACGCCTTCAAGAGCGCACCCTATCCGCGCTCGCTGGACCTGATCGCCGCCCTCCGCGCCGAGGCACCGGCCGACAAACAGGCCCTGATCACCGACCTGTTCGAGAAGATCACGATCTATGACGTCAAGACGACCGGGGTGACGGCCACGCGCCGCGCCGACGGCCGCTGGGACGTGGCGGTCACGGTCAACGCCCGTAAACTCTATGCGGACGGCAAGGGGGTCGAGACGGCGGCACCGCTCAACGAGATGTTCGACGTCGGCATCTTCACCGCCGAACCGGGCAAGGGGGCCTTTGACCAGGACGACGTGGTCCTGCTCGAGCGCCGGCCGATCCGGTCCGGGGTGCAGACCCTGCGCTTCATCACCACGCGTGAGCCGCGCTTCGCCGGTGTGGATCCGTACAACAAATGGATCGACCGGGACTCGAACGACAACGTCAGGGCCGTCGGCTAG
- a CDS encoding LLM class flavin-dependent oxidoreductase — MRYGYWAPVFGGWLRNHPEEDGAASWESMSRLVKRSEEIGYDLTLIAELNLNDIKGVQAPALDAWSTAAALAAVTHSIELMVAVRPNFHQPALFAKAAANIDNIAGGRLALNVVSSWWAKEATSYGLQFDEHDDRYARTSEWLQVVDGLWREPQFSFSGRYYNLDQAIVEPKPVARPRPVIYAGGESDAAKTMIARQCDAYVMHGDTPEHIRLKIADMRERREREGLPPMQYGMAAYAIVRDSEAEAQAEQARITTIPGLDAGAPPPGFANFDQWLSGTQLERELKIQEYSVSNPGLRPQLVGTPEQIAERVEAYEDAGLDLLLLQMSPQEEEMERFSAQVIRPGPN, encoded by the coding sequence AAGAGGATGGCGCGGCTTCGTGGGAGTCGATGTCACGGCTGGTGAAGCGTTCGGAAGAGATCGGCTACGACCTCACCCTGATCGCCGAGCTGAACCTGAACGACATCAAGGGCGTGCAGGCCCCGGCGCTGGACGCCTGGTCGACCGCGGCGGCCCTGGCGGCGGTGACCCACTCGATTGAGCTGATGGTGGCGGTGCGGCCGAACTTCCATCAGCCGGCCCTGTTCGCCAAGGCGGCGGCCAATATCGACAACATCGCCGGCGGGCGGCTGGCCCTGAACGTCGTGTCGTCCTGGTGGGCGAAGGAGGCGACCAGCTATGGCCTCCAGTTCGACGAACATGATGACCGCTACGCCCGCACCTCCGAATGGCTCCAGGTGGTCGACGGCCTGTGGCGCGAGCCGCAGTTCAGCTTCTCGGGTCGCTACTACAATCTCGACCAGGCCATCGTGGAGCCCAAGCCGGTCGCCCGGCCCCGGCCGGTGATCTATGCCGGCGGCGAGAGCGATGCCGCCAAGACCATGATCGCGCGCCAGTGCGACGCCTATGTTATGCACGGCGACACCCCTGAGCACATCAGGCTGAAGATCGCCGACATGCGCGAACGCCGCGAGCGCGAGGGGCTGCCACCGATGCAGTACGGCATGGCCGCCTATGCGATCGTGCGCGACAGCGAGGCCGAGGCGCAGGCCGAACAGGCCAGGATCACGACCATTCCCGGCCTCGACGCCGGCGCGCCCCCGCCCGGTTTCGCCAATTTCGACCAGTGGCTCTCGGGCACCCAGCTGGAGCGGGAGCTGAAGATCCAGGAGTATTCGGTTTCCAACCCCGGGCTGCGCCCCCAGCTGGTCGGCACGCCCGAGCAGATCGCCGAACGGGTCGAGGCCTATGAGGACGCCGGGCTCGACCTCCTCCTGCTGCAGATGAGTCCGCAGGAAGAAGAGATGGAGCGGTTCTCGGCCCAGGTCATCCGACCCGGGCCGAACTGA